A stretch of DNA from Bacillus alveayuensis:
TCTATTTTTGTAGAAATGGATTTGTTATAAGACACGCACACTGCGTGTCTTTTCTTAAAGCTTTAACAAAAAAGTTTAATCGACATAGTCGCAAATTATTATCAACGGAAAAGTTTGAAAAGGGTTTTAATCCACCTTAAAGACTCGGCCTGTCCGGGTTTTCTTTCTTTATAATGACGAAGATTTTATTGTTATTCTATATTTTTGAATTTACTTAAGAAAGTTTTATAAAATTGTTAAAAAGATGTCATATGATATAATCATTTCATGTTCTTTTTGCTGTTACAATCGTGAAAAGGAGTGAAAGGGAGTGTTCTTATGAGTGATATAAACATTTTTTTAGCCTTTGGGGCAGGATTATTATCTTTTATTTCTCCTTGTTGTTTACCATTGTATCCGGCTTTTTTATCATATATAACGGGTATGTCAATCAATGAATTAAAATCTGAAAATGCACGGATCCAAAAGCGAAGTTTGCTGCATACTCTATTTTTTTTATTAGGTTTTTCCGTTATATTTATTGCGATTGGATTTGGAACATCTTTTATCGGGAATTTATTTTTAAATTATCAAGATTTGATCCGCCAAATTGGTGCGATTTTAATTGTTTTTTTCGGTCTCGTCATTTTAGGAGTATTTACCCCAGATGTTTTAATGAAAGAAAGACGATTTGAATTTCAAAATCGCCCTGCTGGATTATTAGGATCAATTTTAATCGGAATGGCTTTTGCTGCTGGATGGACCCCATGTACCGGACCTATTTTAGCCTCCGTTATTTTACTTGCGACGTCCAATCCAGGATCTGGTATAATATATATGATTGCCTATACATTAGGTTTTGCCATACCGTTTTTTATCTTGTCCTTTTTCATAGGTAAAATCAATTGGATTAAAAAGCATAATGTGATGATTATGAAAATTGGTGGAGTTATCATGATCATTATGGGAGTTATGTTGTTTTTTGATTGGCTCACGAAAATTATCATATTCTTTACGAATTTATTTGGGGGCTTTACAGGTTTTTAAACAATTGTTTAAAGTAGTTTTGTGAGGGAATTGGGAGGAAAGAAAGTGTCTCGTATTTTAATCGTGGATGATGCAAAATTTTTGCGGGAAACGTTAAAGAAAATATTGTCAAACGGTCATTATTCAGTCGTTGGGGAAGCAAAAAATGGTTTGGAAGCTGTTCGGCTCTATAAAAAAATGCGTCCAGATCTTGTCATTATGGATATTACGATGCCGGAAATGAGTGGTATCGATGCTATGAAAGAAATACGGAATGAAGATCCTGATGCGAAGATTATTATGTGTTCCGCTATTGGTCAACAACGAGTTGTTTTTGAAGCCATTGAAGCAGGTGCGAAAGATTTTCTTGTCAAACCATTTGATGAAATGAGGGTGTTGCAAGCTGTTAAGCATGTATTAAACAATAATTAATGTAACTTTCAGTTTTGTAAAGGATTGGTTTAAGATGATGATTGTTTCTTCAATTTTTGCCATAATCATGGGGATTCTTGTCATTTTTATTCGCTCAAAGGCATCTAAAAAGCCCGTCACAGCCAAAAAGATCATTTTGCCCCCTATATTTATGAGTTCTGGTGCATTGATGTATTTATTTCCTGAATTTCGGATTACTCCGTTAGAAATTGCCGAAGCATTATTCGTTGGCTCCATTTTTTCGATATTTTTAATGAAAACTTCAAATTTTGAAGTGAGAGGTCAACATATTTATTTAAAACGTTCCAAAGCCTTTATTTTTATCCTGTTTGGTCTTTTAGCTTTACGTATTCTATTAAAAAGCATTTTGAGTTTTACAATCGATTACGGTGAATTAACCGGAATGTTTTGGATGCTAGCTTTCGGAATGATCGTGCCGTGGCGAATTGCCATGTATATTCAATTCCGAAAATTAAAAAGGGAAATAGAGGGGTTTTAAAATCAGCAAACATAATACATAATCCTAGTTTATATATAAATGAGGCAATCCTAAAAGCAACTAACCTCAAGTGGTTTGACAATTTGCTTTTGGATATGCCTCTCTTTATTTGTTTTCACTGTAAAACAAATAAAACCCTCCATAAAGATGTAGAGGGAGTTAAAAAAGTGCTTCATATTGGGAATAATCAATATTTTTTTCCTTTAATCTCTTGATTAAAAACTTATGATCACGTTTTGGTGTAGCTAAAATATATCCTCTGATCACGAGATCTTGCGTGATCTCAGCTGCGTTTTCTTTCAGTGCGAGTTCCCCAATTTTTCCGGCTATTTTTTGTCTAGCAACATCGCGGAAAAGCTCTGGAACAGGTGATACTAACTCTTCTAGAAGCTGTTTTTGTTCATCTGACCATAAATGATGTGTTTGTTGTATGTAATATTCCTGCCAATCTAATTCTGATTTGCCGTCTTCCTTCGGTAATCGTTTTAAAAATTTCCGAAACATAAAAAAGCCCCCGATTGCCAGCATCGTAATAAGGAAGACGACCCATAGCAAAATAAACCATAAAAACCATCCCGTTAACATGTTTTCACCCCAACGTTGAAAATTCATGAATTAATTATACACAACGATTGTAAGGAAGAAAACCGTTAAGGGTTTATCGATTCATAAGCTGTAATTAACTCTTTAATAGCATATTTTACTGCCTTTCTTTTATTTTTATGTGTTCCAATAGACATGCATTCATTTAACTCTGCAAAAACTTGATATTCATGATGATCAAAATAAATGGTCAATTTAATATTTC
This window harbors:
- a CDS encoding cytochrome c-type biogenesis protein (product_source=KO:K06196; cath_funfam=4.10.49.10; cog=COG0785; ko=KO:K06196; pfam=PF02683; superfamily=81427; transmembrane_helix_parts=Outside_1_9,TMhelix_10_32,Inside_33_52,TMhelix_53_75,Outside_76_89,TMhelix_90_107,Inside_108_126,TMhelix_127_149,Outside_150_163,TMhelix_164_186,Inside_187_202,TMhelix_203_225,Outside_226_235), producing the protein MSDINIFLAFGAGLLSFISPCCLPLYPAFLSYITGMSINELKSENARIQKRSLLHTLFFLLGFSVIFIAIGFGTSFIGNLFLNYQDLIRQIGAILIVFFGLVILGVFTPDVLMKERRFEFQNRPAGLLGSILIGMAFAAGWTPCTGPILASVILLATSNPGSGIIYMIAYTLGFAIPFFILSFFIGKINWIKKHNVMIMKIGGVIMIIMGVMLFFDWLTKIIIFFTNLFGGFTGF
- a CDS encoding two-component system chemotaxis response regulator CheY (product_source=KO:K03413; cath_funfam=3.40.50.2300; cog=COG4753; ko=KO:K03413; pfam=PF00072; smart=SM00448; superfamily=52172) gives rise to the protein MSRILIVDDAKFLRETLKKILSNGHYSVVGEAKNGLEAVRLYKKMRPDLVIMDITMPEMSGIDAMKEIRNEDPDAKIIMCSAIGQQRVVFEAIEAGAKDFLVKPFDEMRVLQAVKHVLNNN
- a CDS encoding membrane protein CcdC involved in cytochrome C biogenesis (product_source=COG4846; cog=COG4846; pfam=PF07301; superfamily=103473; transmembrane_helix_parts=Outside_1_3,TMhelix_4_21,Inside_22_32,TMhelix_33_50,Outside_51_53,TMhelix_54_73,Inside_74_93,TMhelix_94_116,Outside_117_120,TMhelix_121_140,Inside_141_154); protein product: MMIVSSIFAIIMGILVIFIRSKASKKPVTAKKIILPPIFMSSGALMYLFPEFRITPLEIAEALFVGSIFSIFLMKTSNFEVRGQHIYLKRSKAFIFILFGLLALRILLKSILSFTIDYGELTGMFWMLAFGMIVPWRIAMYIQFRKLKREIEGF
- a CDS encoding uncharacterized protein YcgL (UPF0745 family) (product_source=COG3100; cog=COG3100; pfam=PF11084; transmembrane_helix_parts=Outside_1_4,TMhelix_5_27,Inside_28_141), whose product is MLTGWFLWFILLWVVFLITMLAIGGFFMFRKFLKRLPKEDGKSELDWQEYYIQQTHHLWSDEQKQLLEELVSPVPELFRDVARQKIAGKIGELALKENAAEITQDLVIRGYILATPKRDHKFLIKRLKEKNIDYSQYEALF
- a CDS encoding hypothetical protein (product_source=Hypo-rule applied; superfamily=54768) is translated as MNNRTMLYELFLYPTDSGNIKLTIYFDHHEYQVFAELNECMSIGTHKNKRKAVKYAIKELITAYESINP